The DNA sequence CCCGCGAGGCGGTGGCCTGTTCGCCGATGCGCGCGATGATGAACGGAACCCGGGTGGCCTCGTCGTAGAGGTTGAACCACTTCTGGTGCAGGCCGCCGTGCGCGCCCAGCAGATCACCGTGATCAGATGTCCGAACCAGAACGGCGTTTTCCGAACCACTTTCGGCGACCGCACGGCGAACCCGGTCGATCGGCGCGTCCACCTCCGCATGCAGCCGGTAGTAGAGGTCGCGGTAGCGTTGCGCATTGCCGTCGTAGATCCGCTGGATCGCTGCGGCAGGGCCGTAACCGGAGTAGTAGGCCTCCCGGAACGCGATCTGCGCCGCCGGCTTGCTCCTGAGGTCCTCGGCGTTGGTGGGCGCGGCCGGGACCGGAGGCGGGTCCAGCGGGGACGGCTCCTGCAGGGGAGTCTTGCGGACCCAGGTGGGGAACAGCACGATGTCGTGCGGGTTGACGAAACTGGCCACCAGTAGGAAGGGGCGCAGCGCGTCCGGGTCACCGGCCCGCCGGCGGGCGTAGCGATCCTGCAGCCATGCCACCACCCGCTCGGCGATCAGCGGGTCGCGACGGGTACCGCTGTTGGCCAGCCCAGCGCCGTGCGGCTCCGGTCCCACCCAGCCGGAAAAGCCATATCGGTCAAGGGGATTGGCCTCCAAGTAGCGCTGGACTGCGGCATGGTCGACGGTGCCCTCGTCGTCATTGGTCGCCAGTGGCGCACCCTTGTCGTCGGTCAGGTCGGCGTGCGAGATGTGCCACTTGCCGTCGTAGTGGGTGTCATACCCTGCGGCACGGAACCAGTTGCCCAGGGTGGGTACCTCGCCGGGCCGCAGCCAGCGCATGCGGCTGTCTTCAGCGGTCTTGCCGATCCCGTCGGTCTGGGTGACCCCGTGCAGGTCCGGATACTGCCCGGTGAAGATGGTGGGCCGGCTGGGCACGCACGCCAGGGAACCGGTGTAGTGACGCGTGAAGCTGACACCATTGTCCTCGAACCACTTTCGTCCGGTCAGCACGCGCCGGCGCCACGCGAGGACGGCGTCGGATTCGTAAGGCGGGGCGGCGCGTTCCTCATCGGTCATCACGATGATGACGTCCGGACGATCAGACATGGGAGCCCTCCATTCTGCGAGACAGTGCGTCGAGCAGCGCGTCCAGTCGGCTGGCCGAGAAACGGGTGAGCGCCTTCTCGGCGAGGTGCTGCAGTCGGTGCGGGCCGATGTCGACGGTCGTGGTCAGCGATACGACGGTGCCGCCGGTGATCGGCTGTAGCGTCCACCGGTTGTTGAGCCGGCGTACCTGCCGGGGCAGCCCTTCGATGTCGTAGGCCAGGGTGTGCGGCGGATCGAAATCGGTGATGCGCTCCACGACGGCGTTGCGGCCGAGCTGAACCCTGCGGGCCGCCCCGATGCCGACACCGTCAGCGGCGGGGCTCAGCAGACAGGAGTGGTCGACGATGTCAGCCCAGGAGCTGATGGCTCCGAAGTCGGCGAGCACAGCCCAGATGCGCTGTGCCTCGGCCGGAATGGTTCTGCGACGGGTGGATTCGGCCACGGGTATCACCCTAGCCGTCAGGGTGCCTGACGTCCTGAATAACCTTGCCAGGGGCTGTAATCGGCGACCAGCTCCTCCTGAGGTGGGCGCTGCGGTTCTGGTACGTGTTCGAGGTTGATGCGGATGCGATACCAGATCGAACTGGGCCCGCGCATCCCGTCGACCAGGATGTCGGTGGGCGCCAGCAGCGCCGAGGCTGCTGGATGACGCGACTTCCACGTGTCCAGGGCGGCCATCGCCTCGTCGCGGGTCTTGGTGCGGGCCACCTCGATCAGCGGCTTGCTGCCCTTGGGCGGCTTCTCCGCCGGCCCCAGCTCCCCGGCCAGCCGCAGCAGCCCGTCCAGTGAGCCGACGGCGTCGTCCATCGCCGCCCATGGATCACCGTCGGCAGCGAATCGGGCCCCGACGGTGTCGATGGTGAACGCCTCGGGGCGGCAGCCGGGCACCTCGTCCCAGCTCAACGGCGTCGATACCCGGGCGTCCGGCGTCGCGCGTACTGAGTAGGCCGAAGCGACCGTGCGGTCCTTGGCATTCTGGTTGAAGTCGACGAACACCGTCTGCCCGCGGTCTTCCTTCCACCAATGGCTGGTCGCCAGTTCCGGCGCGCGGCGCTCCACTTCGCGGGCCACCGTCTCGGCTGCCAGGCGAACCTGCTTGAACGGCCACTGCGGAGCGATCCGGGCATAGATGTGAAAGCCGCGCGATCCGGACGTCTTGGGCCATGCCGTCAGGCCGTGGTCTTCGAGCACCTCGCGGGCCACCTGTGCGACGTCGAGGATCTGCGGCCAGCTCACCCCTGGCATCGGGTCCAGGTCAATGCGCAGTTCGTCGGGATGGTCCAGATCGCCGGAGCGCACGGGGTGCGGGTTGAAGTCGACGCAGCCCAGGTTCACCGCCCACACCAGCCCGGCTGCGTCATGCAGTACCGCTTCCTTGGCCGAGGTGCCCCGCGCGTAGCGCAGTTCGGCTACCTCGACCCAGTCCGGACGCTTCTCGGGGGCACGCTTCTGAAAGATCGCCTCCTCGGTGATGCCCTTGACGAAGCGTTTGAGAATCATCGGCCGGTCGGCGACACCGCGCAGCGCGCCGTCAGCCACGGCCAGGTAGTAGTCGACGAGATCGAGCTTGGTCACCGGGCCGCGGTCACCGCAAGCCGGGAACACGACTTTGTCCGGATGGCTGATGCTGACCTGGCGGCCCCCGATGTCGACGAAGCCCTCCATAAGGCCATGGTAATGACGGGCGCATTCCGCTCAGCCCGCGCGGCGAGTCACCTAGGGTGGGCGGCATGTCCAGTCTCACCGACTTGCCCTCGAAGGCACTGTCCAAGGTCCAGACCCTGGCCGAGCGTGGCGCCGCGGAGTTGCACTACCTGCAGAAGTTCATTCAGTCCGGGGCGTTCGGGCTGGAACCGCCGCAGAACCTGGCCGCCATGGTGGCCGACATCCGCCGCTGGGGTGAGATCGGGATGGTGCCCGCGCTCAACGCCAGGCGCACCCCGAACCGGCTGGCGATCGTCGACGACGAAGGATCGCTGACGTGCAAAGAACTCGATGACGCTGTCAACGCGGTGGCCAACGGGCTGTTGGCGATGGGCGTCAAGGGCGGTGACGGTGTGGCGATCCTGGCCCGCAATCACCGGTGGTTCGTCATCGCCAATTACGGCTGCGCGCGGGTCGGTGCCCGCACGGTCATGCTCAACACCGAATTCTCTGGTCCGCAGATCCGCGACGTCTCCGAGCGCGAGGGCGCCCAGCTGATCATCTACGACGACGAGTACACCGAGGCTGTCGCGCTCGCGCAGCCGCCGCTGGGCAAGCTGCGGGCGCTGGGCACCAATCCGGACGCCGACGAGCCGTCGGGCAGTACCGACGAGACGTTGGCCGAGTTGATCGCGCGCAGCAGCAGTACACCGCCGCCGAAGGTCACCAAGCGGTCCTCGGTCATCATCCTCACCAGTGGCACCACCGGCACACCGAAGGGCGCCACGCGTAACGCGCCACCGAGTCTGGCGCCGATCGGCGGTGTGCTGTCCAGCGTTCCGTTCAAGGCCGGCGAGGTGACGTCGCTGCCCTCGCCGATGTTCCACGCGCTGGGCTACCTGCACGCCACCATCGCGCTGACCATGGGGACCACCCTGGTGCTGCACCGGCGGTTCAAGCCGGCCACGGTGCTCGAGGACGTTCCCAAGCACAAGGTGACCGCCATCGTGGTGGTTCCGGTGATGCTGTCGCGGATGCTCGACGCGCTGGAGAAGATGGCGGACAAGCCGGATCTGTCGTCGTTGCGGATCGTGTTCGTCTCCGGTTCCCAGTTGGGTGCCGAGCTCGCCACCCGGGCGATGAAGAGTCTTGGCCCGGTCATCTACAACCTTTACGGCTCAACGGAAGTCGCAC is a window from the Mycolicibacterium anyangense genome containing:
- a CDS encoding sulfatase-like hydrolase/transferase — its product is MSDRPDVIIVMTDEERAAPPYESDAVLAWRRRVLTGRKWFEDNGVSFTRHYTGSLACVPSRPTIFTGQYPDLHGVTQTDGIGKTAEDSRMRWLRPGEVPTLGNWFRAAGYDTHYDGKWHISHADLTDDKGAPLATNDDEGTVDHAAVQRYLEANPLDRYGFSGWVGPEPHGAGLANSGTRRDPLIAERVVAWLQDRYARRRAGDPDALRPFLLVASFVNPHDIVLFPTWVRKTPLQEPSPLDPPPVPAAPTNAEDLRSKPAAQIAFREAYYSGYGPAAAIQRIYDGNAQRYRDLYYRLHAEVDAPIDRVRRAVAESGSENAVLVRTSDHGDLLGAHGGLHQKWFNLYDEATRVPFIIARIGEQATASRVVSAPTSHVDLVPTLLGAAGIDVPATAAVLAETFSEVHPLPGRNLMPIVDGAADDTGRAVYILTRDNMLEGDSGASGLGRRLKQTTNPPALLRIRIPAHVAANFEGLVTHVEESAAAGGAGHLWKLVRTFDDPSTWTEPGVRHLAATGAGGDTYRTNPLDDQWELYDLTADPIEAFNRWTDPTLDELRQHLRAELKQVRADAVPERNSPWPYASRRPSVPGRKRLLGR
- a CDS encoding SRPBCC family protein; the encoded protein is MAESTRRRTIPAEAQRIWAVLADFGAISSWADIVDHSCLLSPAADGVGIGAARRVQLGRNAVVERITDFDPPHTLAYDIEGLPRQVRRLNNRWTLQPITGGTVVSLTTTVDIGPHRLQHLAEKALTRFSASRLDALLDALSRRMEGSHV
- the fadD2 gene encoding long-chain-fatty-acid--CoA ligase FadD2, giving the protein MSSLTDLPSKALSKVQTLAERGAAELHYLQKFIQSGAFGLEPPQNLAAMVADIRRWGEIGMVPALNARRTPNRLAIVDDEGSLTCKELDDAVNAVANGLLAMGVKGGDGVAILARNHRWFVIANYGCARVGARTVMLNTEFSGPQIRDVSEREGAQLIIYDDEYTEAVALAQPPLGKLRALGTNPDADEPSGSTDETLAELIARSSSTPPPKVTKRSSVIILTSGTTGTPKGATRNAPPSLAPIGGVLSSVPFKAGEVTSLPSPMFHALGYLHATIALTMGTTLVLHRRFKPATVLEDVPKHKVTAIVVVPVMLSRMLDALEKMADKPDLSSLRIVFVSGSQLGAELATRAMKSLGPVIYNLYGSTEVALATIASPADLQKNPATVGRVVRGTRIRILDDNGAELPQGEVGRIFVGNSFPFEGYTGGGNKQIIDGLLSSGDVGYFDHNGLLYVSGRDDEMIVSGGENVFPAEVEDLINGHPDVVEATAMGVDDPEWGARLRAFVVLKEEAETTEDAIKNYVREHLARYKVPREVVFLSELPRNPTGKILKRELRQIEIQ
- the ligD gene encoding non-homologous end-joining DNA ligase; translated protein: MEGFVDIGGRQVSISHPDKVVFPACGDRGPVTKLDLVDYYLAVADGALRGVADRPMILKRFVKGITEEAIFQKRAPEKRPDWVEVAELRYARGTSAKEAVLHDAAGLVWAVNLGCVDFNPHPVRSGDLDHPDELRIDLDPMPGVSWPQILDVAQVAREVLEDHGLTAWPKTSGSRGFHIYARIAPQWPFKQVRLAAETVAREVERRAPELATSHWWKEDRGQTVFVDFNQNAKDRTVASAYSVRATPDARVSTPLSWDEVPGCRPEAFTIDTVGARFAADGDPWAAMDDAVGSLDGLLRLAGELGPAEKPPKGSKPLIEVARTKTRDEAMAALDTWKSRHPAASALLAPTDILVDGMRGPSSIWYRIRINLEHVPEPQRPPQEELVADYSPWQGYSGRQAP